CTCGACGGGGCATCTTCACGTCCATGATCACCAAATCGGGCTTGTGCTGCTCGGCCAGCTCGACGGCCTCTTGCCCGTCGCCGGCTTCACCGACGATGTCGTACCCCTCCTCCCGGAGCATTTCGGCCAGGTCGAGTCGGATGAGCGCTTCGTCTTCGGCGATCAGGACCCGGCGCGGCACATCGACGTTGGTGTCGGTCGTGGAGCCTGTCATGACCGATATTCTGTCGTGGATCGTCGCGACCAGCCACGTCGGGGTCTCTGAGAACCGGCCCCCACACCGATCCTCTATGGTGGAAGGCTCGTTTAAGGTAGTAGGCCGGACGCGCCCTCGTATCCCAACTGGCAGAGGAAACGGATTCAAAACCCGTCCAGTGTGAGTTCGAATCTCACCGAGGGCACCACCCGCGCGGGTCAGAGTGCATGCTGACCGGCCGCTAGTGAGCGCAACACGCCGAACGCGACCTGCCGGCGTGCAACAGTGCCTCGTCCCGGTCCAAGATCAGCGTGGCGGTCTCATGGCGCAAGGCCATCTGCAGCACTGTGACGTTGTCCCCGGCGGTGGTTGCCCACGACACGCGCACCCTCGTTACCTGGAAGCAAGCACCCGATTCGGCTCATCCGCGGGGGTACTTTCTCGCGCAGCGCGGCGGGCACGATTTTCCCGGAGCGCTTGCTGGGCGGACTCCAGAGTGATGTTGCGCGGATCGATGCCTTCCCGCTCAAAGCCTGCCACCGCAATGGGCAAGTAGAGAAATTTCAGCGGGAGAAGACGCTCGGCAATTGCGTAAACCCGTCGATACATATGCATGAAGCGGCGGGACATCTCCTCGTCCTCGGGAGTCCACTCGAGATTGAACAGCTCCCGCACGTGCTGCGGAAAACTATTGACAACGACTTGCCGCCGCGCCGCCACCCAGGGCCACACGAACTTTTTCATGACTGCCGGCCACCACCGCGGCGCCGGGCGGCGCTCCATAAATTGTTCCAGCATGACCTGCGTTACTTGTGAGTTCACCAAGTGATTACGCTCGATGTTTTCCAGATACCGCTCGAAATCGTCGTAGGTGTCCGGCTGCGGGCTGTCGTCCACCCCCCACATGCTGTACCACTCCTTCGATTCCTGAAAGATTTGTTCTTTCATTGCCCGCGGCATCGACCCGCCGAAATAAAGCTGCTCGGTTATTATTATCAATAGGTGATAGAAGAAAGTAACATGCGCAAAGTAGAAGGTCTCGGCATTCAACGCATGATACGTGCCGTCTTGCAGCTCACCTTTGACCGACTTGTGCATATTCCGCGTCTTCAGTCCATATTTCTTTGCCTCTTCCGGGGCGTCGTACACGGTGCCATAAATGTACTCGCGAGATCGCTGCCGCCGTACTTTATATATCTTAGCGCGCGCACCGAAAGAACTATCCCCGGTGAAAAGAACGGAATTCGTAGTCGCTTTCGCCATCTGGGGCCACGCTCCCGCGATGGTGCCCACCACTCCGCTGCCGAAAAATATCACG
This Mycobacterium simiae DNA region includes the following protein-coding sequences:
- a CDS encoding oxygenase MpaB family protein, which translates into the protein MAVRGIRALKKIMQTTFDPELVIPEDVRVTEFTGDNSLSRKELFQHPIPADSLIWKYWGRLDVIFFGSGVVGTIAGAWPQMAKATTNSVLFTGDSSFGARAKIYKVRRQRSREYIYGTVYDAPEEAKKYGLKTRNMHKSVKGELQDGTYHALNAETFYFAHVTFFYHLLIIITEQLYFGGSMPRAMKEQIFQESKEWYSMWGVDDSPQPDTYDDFERYLENIERNHLVNSQVTQVMLEQFMERRPAPRWWPAVMKKFVWPWVAARRQVVVNSFPQHVRELFNLEWTPEDEEMSRRFMHMYRRVYAIAERLLPLKFLYLPIAVAGFEREGIDPRNITLESAQQALRENRARRAARESTPADEPNRVLASR